From a single Nicotiana tabacum cultivar K326 chromosome 8, ASM71507v2, whole genome shotgun sequence genomic region:
- the LOC142163421 gene encoding uncharacterized protein LOC142163421: MIISSWNIRRLNKPFNQKELKAFLLKNNITLLGCLETKIKPRSVTKVRAKFSRDLKVYSDEAINERGKIWLLWKEQLVQVNVVIASDQLVHCKVKDKSTQFTCDITFVYGKKTIPERRSLWDQLRQLQHIMQEAWLVIGNFNSVLSVDDRINGKPVQQDELVDFQRCIADIGLGQLNRKGWQWSWCNKRDADNIIYNNIDWAFGNASWLTKYSSLEATQTI, translated from the coding sequence ATGATAATAAGCTCGTGGAATATAAGAAGGCTAAACAAGCCCTTCAATCAAAAAGAACTCAAGGCATTTCTACTGAAAAACAACATTACTCTACTAGGCTGCCTTGAGACAAAGATAAAACCTAGGAGTGTTACTAAAGTTCGAGCTAAATTTAGTAGAGATTTGAAGGTGTACTCTGATGAAGCTATAAATGAGAGGGGGAAAATCTGGCTATTGTGGAAAGAGCAATTGGTGCAGGTCAATGTAGTGATAGCTAGTGATCAACTAGTACATTGTAAGGTGAAAGATAAAAGTACACAATTTACATGTGACATAACATTTGTGTATGGGAAGAAAACTATACCTGAAAGAAGGAGCCTATGGGATCAACTAAGACAACTTCAACATATTATGCAAGAGGCATGGTTGGTTATAGGTAACTTCAATAGCGTGTTATCTGTTGATGATCGAATCAATGGGAAACCAGTGCAACAAGATGAATTGGTGGACTTTCAAAGGTGCATTGCTGATATTGGGTTGGGACAACTGAATAGAAAGGGGTGGCAATGGTCTTGGTGTAATAAAAGGGATGCAGATAACATAATTTATAACAATATTGACTGGGCCTTTGGAAATGCTTCATGGCTGACAAAATATAGTAGTCTTGAAGCTACTCAGACTATATAA